The following are encoded in a window of Ignicoccus islandicus DSM 13165 genomic DNA:
- the cimA gene encoding citramalate synthase — protein MFTKFIDNKAPPEVEVLDTTLRDGAQAKDVSFDIQAKVRIALALDQIGVHFIEAGWPGSNPKDELFFKEIKRYTLENAEIVAFTSTRRKGLSASQDPILEKVLDADTKWVTVFGKSWDLHVTEVLNTTLEENLNMVYDTIKYLKENGRSVIFDAEHFFDGFKRNSEYAMEVLRTAIEAGADRIVLADTNGGMLPHEVYNVVRYVVEELPGVPIGVHMHNDSGCAVANTVMGVVAGASHVHVTVNGIGERTGNADLCAVVPNLELKLGVRALKNRDGLKMLKQLSKLVYDLAGLKPNPYQPYVGDNAFAHKAGVHVDAILKNPVAYEHVPPESVGNRRSLAISELSGAANLIGWAKRELGLHLDKRDPAVRRALKRIKELENEGYSFDNAVASALLILLEELGLRGKAFRMLDWRVISEGNEGGSKSWGMVKVGNGETYLEAEEGIGPVEAVEKALRKALKNVVPEVENVSLVDYRVHLPGVSKHTESDVRVEITFTDGKRLWTTTSVSRNIIEASLKALMEGIEYYVIRNKLEKIRGVLQANEEAPTL, from the coding sequence GTGTTTACGAAATTCATAGATAACAAAGCCCCTCCGGAAGTAGAGGTTCTAGATACTACCTTAAGAGATGGAGCTCAAGCGAAAGACGTAAGCTTCGATATACAAGCCAAGGTTAGAATCGCGTTAGCGCTAGATCAAATAGGCGTCCATTTCATAGAGGCCGGGTGGCCCGGCAGTAACCCCAAGGACGAACTCTTCTTTAAAGAGATAAAGAGATATACTCTCGAGAACGCGGAAATAGTCGCCTTCACCTCAACTAGAAGGAAGGGGCTGAGCGCGTCCCAAGATCCAATATTAGAGAAAGTATTAGATGCTGATACGAAATGGGTAACGGTGTTCGGCAAGAGCTGGGACCTACACGTAACGGAAGTACTGAATACTACCCTTGAAGAGAACTTGAACATGGTATACGATACAATAAAGTATTTAAAAGAGAACGGTAGGAGCGTTATATTCGATGCTGAGCATTTCTTCGACGGTTTCAAGAGGAACTCCGAATACGCAATGGAGGTATTGAGGACGGCAATTGAAGCGGGGGCAGATAGAATAGTTCTAGCCGATACTAACGGAGGCATGTTGCCCCACGAGGTCTATAACGTCGTTAGGTACGTAGTTGAGGAGCTACCCGGCGTCCCTATAGGCGTTCACATGCATAACGATAGCGGATGCGCTGTAGCTAACACAGTAATGGGCGTGGTAGCGGGAGCCAGTCACGTCCACGTCACGGTCAATGGGATAGGGGAAAGAACGGGTAACGCGGACCTCTGCGCCGTAGTTCCCAATTTGGAACTGAAGTTGGGCGTCAGAGCGCTTAAGAATAGAGATGGCTTGAAGATGTTAAAGCAATTATCTAAATTAGTGTACGACTTGGCTGGCTTGAAGCCAAATCCGTATCAGCCTTACGTAGGTGATAACGCGTTCGCTCACAAGGCCGGAGTTCACGTCGATGCGATACTTAAGAACCCAGTTGCATACGAACACGTACCTCCGGAGAGCGTAGGCAACAGGAGGTCGTTAGCTATCTCGGAACTCAGTGGAGCGGCTAACCTAATAGGTTGGGCTAAGAGGGAATTGGGTCTACACCTAGATAAGAGGGATCCAGCAGTAAGAAGGGCACTGAAGAGAATAAAGGAGCTTGAGAACGAGGGCTATAGCTTCGACAACGCTGTCGCCTCGGCTCTGTTAATACTGTTAGAAGAACTCGGTTTGAGAGGTAAGGCCTTCAGGATGTTAGATTGGAGGGTCATAAGCGAAGGGAACGAGGGCGGATCCAAGAGCTGGGGAATGGTGAAAGTAGGAAACGGCGAAACGTACTTAGAGGCCGAAGAGGGCATAGGTCCAGTTGAGGCCGTCGAAAAGGCGTTGAGGAAGGCATTGAAGAACGTGGTACCGGAGGTAGAGAACGTTTCCTTAGTAGATTACAGGGTTCACTTGCCGGGAGTCTCGAAGCACACGGAGAGCGACGTTAGGGTCGAGATAACCTTTACCGATGGTAAGAGGCTTTGGACTACTACATCAGTATCTAGGAACATAATAGAAGCCAGCTTAAAGGCCCTTATGGAAGGCATAGAATATTACGTCATAAGGAACAAGCTAGAAAAGATAAGGGGAGTGCTCCAAGCCAATGAAGAGGCCCCTACTCTCTGA
- a CDS encoding anthranilate synthase component II: MEVRPVLLIDHRDSFVHNIEQIVEELGFSVVTLRPEEVSLRGIERIRPSYLILSPGPGNPYLQKERFSKSITLVKEFAGKIPILGVCLGLQIINVARGGTLRRAKRIYHGIVDEVMITKESPIFLGIPQKFKGTRYHSLVIDELGEGLEVSALSLSDGEIMAIQDVENSVYGVQFHPESVGNLAVGKRIISNFLSTSRPLRAF; this comes from the coding sequence TTGGAAGTGAGGCCCGTACTGCTTATTGATCATAGAGATAGTTTCGTTCACAATATTGAACAAATAGTGGAGGAGCTCGGGTTCAGCGTCGTTACTCTGAGACCCGAAGAGGTTAGTTTAAGGGGCATTGAAAGGATAAGGCCTAGCTACCTAATTCTCTCACCCGGCCCTGGAAACCCTTACTTACAGAAAGAAAGGTTCTCGAAAAGCATAACCTTGGTTAAGGAGTTCGCTGGGAAGATACCTATACTAGGAGTGTGCTTAGGTCTTCAGATAATTAACGTTGCGAGGGGAGGAACCCTTAGAAGAGCTAAAAGAATATATCATGGAATAGTCGACGAGGTAATGATAACTAAGGAAAGCCCCATATTCTTGGGAATCCCTCAAAAGTTCAAGGGAACTAGGTATCACAGTCTAGTTATAGACGAGCTCGGAGAAGGCTTGGAAGTATCGGCCCTATCGCTCTCCGACGGAGAGATAATGGCCATCCAAGACGTTGAGAACTCGGTCTACGGAGTCCAGTTTCACCCCGAGAGCGTTGGAAACTTGGCAGTTGGTAAGAGGATAATATCGAACTTCCTCAGCACTTCGAGGCCCCTAAGAGCGTTCTAA
- a CDS encoding DUF2283 domain-containing protein — MIRDELGRSSKYVIVDLDQKGNIIGIEILDYSKNRDLIEKIFEIANSIR, encoded by the coding sequence TTGATAAGGGACGAGTTAGGGAGATCATCGAAATACGTAATAGTAGATCTTGACCAGAAAGGTAATATTATAGGGATTGAAATATTGGACTACTCGAAGAACCGAGATCTGATCGAAAAGATATTTGAAATCGCGAACTCGATCCGCTGA
- the cas10 gene encoding type III-B CRISPR-associated protein Cas10/Cmr2 → MDCNGLLKKKIVALLHDTPEKTWLMYTRTRHEDYAKNRIRELYGEDYLEYLRDVKKYDVISSTIDRWVIPSRTIIPRVVRLLNPFDPSFYYEVDIGQIDKEKVNEYWRSLRECLGKLSNDRERYHVQYALMELLWYKIVGSPLPADTRFPTHTVFDHVYSTASVVNIYHEGKFTGFLVEVDIPGIQNFVSGGRRPGDWWIRSWLISAITWYLIKDLVWEFGPDILLSPSARYNPFYYSTILEKIPFISKCISSDNLDEAEKKFVKSLITPDQPLMPATVTLLLPKCSLEFILRDVSTSDTYDAIRQYFKQYFKKRLEEVWKNIVNELQRSLDRKLNDDKAWQNQFEGVRYCLESCNDSITYEDLKRIIERAEKPPFEIRVTVIDIEKAYEDFRNIFNSQKSEIRNRINQRLNGTKRKLEIGKDVFPYSKDIDDVMNDLEKKLFFHWLLTKKYPEEVHRVKSISIDPLLLDSWTLEITNARYSKYSEKTALTCTCGRPAAIHNPRDEPTSILRSHEALCPYCFVLRLLQYNTDALTRLVPSGEIRVPKIVTSTLAALPELIEWFLNDKEVIEFLDQEGNKIEVKGDQLRYLLLETLKQHNPPIRSTSFPHGYNTRFHLNLEELVDELQRIDKITSLIVVPSNLKDMLSNPSEQQLYLKVSLSNKTSKHLRVLNSLNKYIVMIRADADNMGDLKRGALGYSTRDYFNKVFEHLKIYSVNDKDAELYSAASSIIESVLERFYESYPREVSKDSKKNDGSQQLPTTLVTPTYLSQLSYSLMIEAILDKEIIESNYGIVIFSGGDDLLALLPARSVFSKSPIPPLRDLESLLSNELLNLVKRFYYSPALWVWWLTRLNHWGLLKGIDGFRHTKSFFAPALVAYGRSYGIAVRHYRDPLAKVFEDVKDLEDKAKHQKEEVTKDKVKDGVSVSYGRLGAEGVALSNTLGTKEKRDLRERNSLGPFVATFASLHYQGLSNNYYYDIIRELQRHLDLYEEDRYLISDPFMVLLRYIIKRNIRNEGAKSQPPLLNLKETLEFLESVKNDLFDLLKFGFMWHKSMR, encoded by the coding sequence ATGGACTGCAATGGATTACTAAAAAAGAAAATTGTTGCATTGCTTCACGATACACCCGAGAAAACGTGGCTAATGTACACTCGCACAAGACACGAAGATTACGCTAAAAATAGAATAAGAGAGCTTTACGGAGAAGATTACTTAGAATACCTTAGGGATGTAAAAAAGTACGACGTTATCTCCTCTACTATTGATAGATGGGTCATACCATCGCGTACGATAATACCTCGAGTCGTCAGGTTACTCAACCCGTTCGATCCAAGCTTTTACTACGAAGTTGATATAGGACAGATTGATAAAGAAAAAGTGAATGAGTATTGGCGTAGCCTCAGAGAGTGCTTAGGTAAGTTAAGTAACGATAGAGAAAGATACCATGTTCAATACGCACTCATGGAACTGTTATGGTATAAGATAGTGGGAAGTCCTCTCCCGGCAGATACTAGGTTCCCTACGCATACCGTTTTCGATCACGTTTACTCGACGGCGTCTGTAGTTAATATCTACCACGAAGGGAAGTTCACAGGTTTCTTAGTAGAGGTTGATATACCGGGTATTCAAAACTTCGTGAGTGGTGGACGAAGACCCGGAGATTGGTGGATTAGAAGTTGGCTGATTTCCGCGATAACGTGGTATTTAATAAAGGATCTCGTCTGGGAGTTCGGACCAGATATACTATTGAGCCCGAGCGCTCGGTACAATCCCTTCTATTATTCGACCATTTTAGAAAAAATTCCATTTATCAGTAAATGCATCAGTTCAGATAATCTAGATGAGGCAGAGAAGAAATTTGTTAAAAGTCTCATTACGCCCGATCAACCGTTGATGCCAGCTACGGTGACCTTGTTACTTCCTAAGTGCTCTCTAGAGTTCATATTAAGAGATGTTTCTACCTCAGATACCTATGATGCGATAAGGCAGTATTTTAAGCAGTATTTTAAGAAGAGATTGGAAGAGGTATGGAAAAATATAGTTAACGAGCTACAGAGAAGCCTAGATAGAAAGTTGAATGACGATAAAGCTTGGCAGAATCAATTTGAAGGAGTCAGATATTGCTTAGAAAGTTGTAACGACAGTATAACGTATGAAGACCTCAAGAGAATAATAGAAAGAGCGGAAAAGCCTCCCTTCGAAATTAGAGTTACAGTCATAGATATAGAAAAAGCCTACGAAGACTTTCGCAATATTTTCAATTCTCAAAAAAGCGAAATTAGGAATAGAATAAACCAACGTTTAAATGGAACGAAAAGGAAACTGGAAATAGGGAAAGACGTCTTCCCTTATTCTAAAGACATTGATGATGTAATGAACGATTTAGAAAAGAAACTATTCTTTCACTGGCTCCTCACTAAAAAATATCCCGAGGAGGTGCATAGAGTAAAGAGTATTAGTATAGACCCATTGCTTCTAGATAGTTGGACGCTCGAGATCACTAACGCTAGGTATAGTAAGTATAGCGAGAAAACGGCGCTTACGTGCACTTGCGGTAGACCAGCTGCAATCCATAATCCAAGGGACGAACCCACCTCAATCCTCAGATCACACGAGGCCCTTTGTCCATACTGCTTCGTCCTAAGATTGCTTCAATATAATACTGACGCTCTAACTCGTCTGGTGCCTTCCGGAGAAATTAGAGTGCCGAAGATAGTGACCTCCACCTTGGCAGCTCTACCCGAATTGATTGAATGGTTCCTTAACGATAAAGAAGTGATTGAGTTCCTAGATCAAGAAGGTAATAAAATAGAGGTTAAAGGTGATCAACTACGATATTTGCTATTAGAGACATTGAAGCAACATAATCCTCCGATACGTAGTACTTCGTTTCCTCACGGTTACAATACTCGCTTTCACTTAAACCTTGAAGAGCTGGTAGATGAACTGCAAAGGATCGATAAGATTACATCACTAATAGTAGTTCCTTCTAACCTTAAAGACATGCTTTCCAATCCTTCTGAACAACAGTTGTACTTGAAGGTATCGTTAAGTAATAAAACAAGTAAGCATTTACGCGTACTTAACTCCTTAAATAAGTATATAGTGATGATAAGGGCTGACGCCGATAATATGGGTGATCTCAAAAGAGGTGCATTAGGTTATAGTACTAGAGATTACTTCAACAAGGTTTTCGAACATCTCAAGATTTACAGTGTTAATGATAAAGATGCAGAACTATACAGTGCGGCAAGTAGTATTATAGAAAGCGTACTGGAAAGGTTTTATGAAAGTTACCCAAGGGAGGTTTCTAAGGACTCTAAGAAGAATGACGGCTCACAGCAACTCCCTACCACGTTAGTCACGCCAACGTACTTATCCCAGCTTTCTTATTCGCTGATGATAGAAGCTATACTGGATAAGGAAATAATCGAAAGTAACTATGGCATAGTAATATTCTCTGGAGGAGACGATCTACTAGCCCTCCTTCCAGCTAGGAGCGTCTTTAGTAAATCTCCTATACCCCCTCTTAGAGATTTGGAATCACTACTCTCTAACGAATTGCTAAACCTAGTAAAGAGGTTCTACTACTCTCCAGCGCTCTGGGTTTGGTGGCTAACCAGACTCAATCACTGGGGATTGCTTAAGGGAATAGATGGATTCAGACATACTAAAAGCTTCTTTGCTCCGGCCTTAGTAGCCTATGGGCGGAGCTACGGGATAGCCGTGAGACATTACCGTGATCCCTTGGCCAAGGTCTTTGAAGACGTGAAAGATCTAGAAGATAAAGCGAAACATCAGAAAGAAGAGGTCACTAAAGATAAAGTAAAAGATGGAGTAAGCGTAAGCTACGGCCGATTAGGGGCGGAAGGCGTTGCTCTGTCGAATACATTAGGCACGAAGGAGAAGCGCGATTTACGAGAGCGTAACTCCTTGGGTCCTTTCGTGGCTACCTTTGCATCTCTCCATTACCAAGGTTTAAGCAATAATTACTATTACGATATCATAAGAGAATTGCAAAGACACCTAGATCTATATGAGGAGGATCGATACCTTATAAGCGATCCATTCATGGTCCTGCTAAGGTACATAATTAAAAGAAATATACGTAACGAAGGAGCGAAATCACAGCCCCCCTTGCTGAACCTTAAAGAGACGTTAGAATTTTTGGAATCAGTGAAAAACGACCTTTTCGATTTGTTGAAGTTCGGCTTTATGTGGCACAAATCGATGAGGTGA
- a CDS encoding radical SAM protein, producing the protein MRLIKAIERKREVLRELGPSERAKEDYHAKREPRDCGLTVHPGIGCDLGCVYCYIKDMGFPTDKVEPYPLSGRELAIAIASNPNVGIGPTGSYLAVGSITEPFHPLLLSKTIEYLKWLKYLGNYTQISYKMIVPESKVDLLTSASEDRLSVLVSITTIERWRDFEPKVPSPEQRLQFAEKLLKRGKRVALFVRPLLPGVIEKEMGKLLETSLSYGVNEVVVGGLRVTERIYEELLKRGVELEGRLRERPRGRRQVYVNTRDLKIALIREASKRDMKVYFTACDANARHHGEVCWDSCKYDRELCDLLPAIDERDLREGLEMIGVKLLGWKVRREPLLEVEVSPLKREAGWLLQMAYRRQVILRSGKRRLLFV; encoded by the coding sequence ATGCGCTTGATTAAAGCAATTGAAAGGAAGAGGGAAGTCTTACGTGAGTTAGGCCCGAGCGAGAGGGCTAAGGAAGACTACCACGCTAAGAGGGAGCCTAGGGACTGCGGACTGACCGTTCACCCCGGGATAGGTTGCGATTTGGGGTGCGTGTATTGTTACATTAAGGACATGGGGTTCCCTACCGATAAGGTCGAGCCTTATCCCCTAAGCGGAAGGGAACTGGCTATAGCAATAGCTTCCAACCCCAACGTAGGTATCGGACCTACTGGGTCCTACTTAGCTGTTGGATCGATAACGGAACCATTCCATCCGCTATTATTGAGTAAAACTATCGAATATTTGAAGTGGCTCAAGTACTTGGGAAATTACACCCAGATTTCCTATAAAATGATAGTTCCCGAAAGCAAGGTCGACCTCTTAACTTCGGCCTCCGAAGATAGGCTAAGCGTCTTAGTTTCGATAACGACTATTGAAAGGTGGAGGGACTTCGAGCCCAAGGTTCCATCGCCCGAGCAGAGGTTGCAGTTTGCGGAAAAGCTCTTAAAGAGAGGTAAGAGGGTGGCCTTGTTCGTCCGTCCCCTCTTACCTGGTGTAATAGAGAAGGAGATGGGGAAGCTACTGGAGACGTCCTTGAGCTACGGGGTTAACGAGGTGGTAGTAGGAGGTTTGAGGGTAACGGAGAGGATATACGAGGAGCTATTGAAGAGAGGAGTCGAGTTGGAAGGTAGGCTTAGGGAGAGGCCTAGAGGGAGGAGGCAAGTTTACGTTAACACGCGAGACTTGAAGATCGCCTTGATAAGGGAAGCATCGAAAAGGGATATGAAGGTATACTTCACTGCGTGCGACGCCAACGCTAGACATCACGGGGAAGTGTGTTGGGACAGTTGTAAGTACGATAGGGAATTATGTGATTTGCTACCGGCGATAGACGAGAGAGACCTAAGAGAGGGTCTAGAGATGATTGGCGTTAAGTTGCTAGGGTGGAAGGTAAGGAGGGAACCGTTGCTTGAAGTTGAAGTTAGCCCTCTAAAGAGGGAGGCCGGATGGTTGTTGCAAATGGCCTATAGGAGGCAAGTGATACTTAGATCGGGAAAGAGGAGGCTATTGTTCGTTTAA
- a CDS encoding methyltransferase family protein, which yields MNEWTWKFAFWITTFLVPPLLGIYLDSLCKIGKLQLMVPIGIILLIVILLVSSAAGRALRLCGHSRKARRLTPPDKLVTSSVFSCMRHPNQFSMSFMPLAISMILGSPCGVLLSGWGIALGLAFILYVEEKLVHESFCPEYCEYAKEVRAVSLSPKCIVEAIRTLLGASKC from the coding sequence ATGAACGAATGGACTTGGAAATTCGCTTTTTGGATAACTACCTTCCTAGTACCTCCCTTACTAGGCATCTACTTGGATTCCCTATGTAAAATTGGAAAGTTACAATTAATGGTTCCGATAGGAATCATTTTGTTGATAGTAATACTGTTGGTTAGCTCAGCGGCCGGGAGAGCGTTGAGGCTATGTGGTCATTCCAGAAAGGCGAGGAGACTAACGCCTCCAGATAAGCTCGTTACGAGCTCCGTGTTTTCTTGTATGAGACATCCCAACCAATTTTCAATGTCCTTCATGCCCTTGGCTATTTCCATGATATTGGGATCTCCCTGCGGCGTGCTTCTCTCGGGATGGGGGATCGCGTTGGGTCTAGCGTTCATACTTTACGTGGAAGAGAAATTAGTTCACGAGAGCTTCTGCCCAGAGTATTGCGAATACGCGAAAGAGGTAAGGGCAGTGTCGCTTTCGCCTAAGTGCATCGTAGAGGCGATTAGAACGCTCTTAGGGGCCTCGAAGTGCTGA
- a CDS encoding ATP-binding protein, with amino-acid sequence MVISSDVKPSKYDFVYFIDENGFKVMGYVESVRSRPLLYSELPWNVATEVPINEKTTVTVARVRIVSEGTPRVGSWVYRASDSDVASLYAVPSNRALHVGFLASRPTVPIHLDLNALSRHLAIIAATGSGKTWTTIVLIEELLKKGATILVLDPHGEYARIRENVEEVGGSCLVLKAHSDQEGDVTYSIDLKSVDSDELAFVMGIPKNASRLRALLSSIREIAKEMYFQTKDPQWMNLEKLKELLSLTLEAANLSSHKQLQALFSSRNINVHENLVKRVWASIAKNAEVIYGLLKYVEELDRLGIYGTSSIPIGAFLRPSTVTVFNLSGIREEVQVHLVYNILKRIFNARVRHLRRLKGEKYPYPIEVIVEEAHRFAPPPSEGSPWTTSMIKRIASEGRKFGVFLTVITQRPSRVDQTVLSQCQSQIILRIVNPKDQQVVIESSEELGAALASDLPSLKPGMAMIVGPVVPKPALVRIRERKLEYGGGDLDLALEWSKAILTKERLMEIEEALRKLDLETVASVLKRPVTREDLEKAKGILVSERVYLDPRRNAVVFEECSVDLSELQSDCPEESYVIAAMLEAKIRGINGELRTIK; translated from the coding sequence ATGGTAATATCTAGCGACGTTAAGCCTTCTAAATACGACTTCGTTTACTTTATCGATGAGAACGGTTTCAAAGTGATGGGATACGTCGAGAGCGTGAGATCGAGGCCCTTGCTCTATAGTGAATTACCGTGGAACGTGGCCACGGAGGTACCAATAAACGAGAAGACGACCGTTACAGTGGCTAGAGTTAGGATCGTCTCCGAAGGTACGCCTAGAGTCGGCTCTTGGGTTTATAGAGCCAGCGATAGCGACGTAGCATCCCTATACGCCGTTCCATCCAATAGGGCGCTCCACGTTGGCTTCCTCGCCTCGAGGCCTACAGTTCCAATTCACTTAGACCTAAACGCTCTCTCGAGGCACTTAGCGATAATAGCGGCTACGGGCTCCGGCAAGACGTGGACAACCATAGTCTTAATAGAGGAATTACTGAAGAAGGGCGCCACTATATTGGTGTTAGATCCTCATGGGGAATACGCTAGGATAAGGGAAAACGTTGAGGAAGTGGGGGGATCTTGCTTAGTACTGAAGGCTCATTCGGACCAAGAAGGGGACGTAACCTACTCTATTGACCTTAAGAGCGTCGATTCCGATGAGCTCGCCTTCGTGATGGGAATTCCGAAGAACGCCTCCCGCTTAAGAGCCCTCTTGAGCTCGATCCGAGAAATAGCAAAGGAGATGTACTTCCAAACTAAAGATCCTCAATGGATGAACTTGGAGAAGCTGAAGGAACTGTTAAGCCTAACCCTAGAGGCCGCTAACCTATCGTCTCACAAGCAATTGCAAGCGTTGTTCTCTTCACGCAACATAAATGTGCACGAGAATTTGGTCAAGAGGGTTTGGGCGTCAATAGCGAAGAACGCAGAAGTGATTTACGGTCTCCTAAAGTACGTAGAGGAATTAGATAGATTGGGAATATACGGTACGTCCTCCATACCTATAGGCGCGTTCCTGAGGCCCTCCACAGTAACCGTGTTCAATTTAAGCGGAATAAGGGAAGAGGTCCAAGTACACTTAGTTTACAATATCTTAAAGAGGATTTTCAATGCGAGAGTCAGACACCTCAGGAGATTGAAAGGGGAGAAATACCCCTACCCCATAGAAGTGATTGTGGAAGAAGCGCATAGGTTCGCCCCGCCCCCATCCGAAGGAAGTCCTTGGACCACATCAATGATAAAGAGAATAGCCTCAGAAGGAAGGAAGTTCGGAGTGTTCTTGACAGTCATTACCCAAAGACCTAGCAGAGTAGATCAAACGGTCTTGAGCCAATGCCAATCTCAGATAATATTGAGAATAGTTAATCCGAAGGATCAGCAAGTGGTAATTGAATCCTCGGAAGAGCTTGGAGCGGCTTTAGCTAGCGATTTACCTTCGTTGAAGCCCGGTATGGCAATGATAGTTGGACCAGTAGTACCCAAGCCCGCTCTCGTCAGGATAAGGGAGAGGAAGCTGGAGTACGGAGGAGGTGATTTAGACTTAGCCCTCGAGTGGTCTAAAGCGATATTAACGAAGGAGAGGTTAATGGAGATAGAAGAGGCACTAAGGAAACTGGATTTGGAAACGGTGGCTTCGGTACTCAAGAGGCCTGTGACCCGCGAAGACTTGGAGAAAGCTAAGGGGATCTTAGTTAGCGAAAGGGTCTACTTAGATCCTAGGAGGAACGCGGTAGTGTTCGAGGAGTGTAGCGTTGATTTAAGTGAACTACAGAGCGATTGCCCCGAAGAGAGCTACGTGATAGCCGCAATGTTGGAGGCGAAGATAAGGGGTATCAATGGGGAGCTCCGGACCATCAAGTAA
- a CDS encoding chloride channel protein, whose amino-acid sequence MESVDLKEELRVLSLNARMLATSFVIGIIAGLITSVFTDAFVIADRLRYTIITDWPTLFVALSLALIFATAYSLKRLLNTVHGSSTSYVVKAYHWRFGYIGLKELGIYTLGAIASVLGGAVVGPEGPGIAIGTFTGYWIARRLGFRGDNLRKLVLVGAAAGIASVFRAPLTAMAFAIEVPYKRSLETGVFLPALVATMTSYVITVFIAGPQRLLLDVKPFKPPTPSPLLIIDSVLIGFGAAAMTYAMYLVKHFLGSLSDLKPRYWFVFPLALSTLIIAATFTVSVHVPGSGDVLTERVFNEPEEFEVGDTVSIMLARGLLLPLSLTWGATGGLFMPLISIGTLLGLTFAKLFSVDPHLLYPLLIAGISAVFSGAQKTLFTSVLLGVEFLGFGGFFTSTIAAAVSYILTLDISLISGQLPEVQDRKKRAMVELLDKLLSNPNVANEMNKKVIEIANTKVTALKAYARVRDVLPRIYEEMHEMYPVVDNSWKLVGKISLDTLASVSPDSRIGDVMEEPNYVNEKERLIEALNVMLEENVDKLYVVDDQKKLLGVLSKSDFLRFALKVILEKILRIKSSSEP is encoded by the coding sequence ATGGAATCGGTTGACCTCAAGGAGGAGCTACGAGTTCTCAGCCTAAACGCTAGAATGCTCGCTACTTCTTTTGTAATAGGAATTATCGCTGGACTAATCACGTCAGTTTTTACGGATGCCTTCGTTATAGCGGATCGATTGAGGTATACAATAATTACCGATTGGCCAACTCTATTCGTCGCATTAAGCCTAGCTCTAATATTTGCAACAGCATACTCGCTAAAGAGGTTATTGAATACAGTCCACGGATCTTCAACTTCTTACGTAGTAAAAGCTTACCATTGGAGGTTCGGTTACATAGGTTTGAAGGAGCTTGGGATATACACGCTAGGAGCGATAGCTTCAGTGTTGGGGGGAGCGGTAGTCGGCCCCGAGGGTCCCGGTATCGCGATAGGTACTTTCACCGGTTACTGGATAGCGAGAAGGTTGGGTTTTAGGGGAGATAACTTAAGGAAGTTAGTATTAGTTGGAGCCGCCGCCGGTATCGCTTCTGTGTTTAGAGCGCCCCTAACGGCAATGGCGTTCGCAATAGAAGTTCCTTACAAGAGGTCGCTTGAAACGGGCGTGTTCCTCCCAGCCCTAGTTGCTACCATGACCTCGTACGTCATAACAGTTTTCATAGCCGGTCCTCAGAGGCTTCTACTAGATGTGAAGCCGTTCAAGCCGCCGACTCCTTCGCCCCTCTTGATCATCGACTCCGTTTTGATAGGCTTTGGAGCAGCTGCAATGACCTACGCGATGTACTTAGTTAAGCACTTCCTAGGCTCGCTCTCAGACTTAAAGCCCAGATATTGGTTCGTCTTCCCACTAGCTCTCTCCACGTTGATAATAGCAGCCACCTTTACTGTATCTGTACACGTACCAGGATCGGGGGACGTGCTCACCGAAAGAGTCTTCAACGAACCAGAGGAGTTCGAAGTTGGGGACACTGTTTCCATTATGTTAGCCAGAGGTCTCTTGCTTCCCCTCTCGCTCACGTGGGGGGCTACGGGCGGACTATTCATGCCTCTAATTTCCATAGGCACCTTACTCGGCTTAACCTTCGCTAAGCTGTTCTCTGTAGATCCTCATTTACTCTACCCCTTGTTAATAGCGGGTATTTCGGCGGTCTTCAGTGGAGCTCAAAAGACGCTCTTTACCAGCGTGTTGTTGGGAGTAGAGTTCCTAGGCTTCGGAGGGTTCTTCACGTCAACTATAGCTGCTGCAGTTTCATACATCCTTACCTTGGACATAAGCCTCATCTCCGGACAGCTACCCGAGGTTCAAGATAGAAAGAAGAGAGCTATGGTGGAGCTACTAGATAAGCTCCTGAGCAATCCGAACGTCGCTAACGAAATGAACAAGAAAGTAATAGAGATAGCTAATACTAAGGTTACTGCACTGAAAGCGTATGCAAGAGTAAGGGACGTGCTACCTAGAATATATGAAGAGATGCACGAGATGTACCCAGTAGTGGATAACAGTTGGAAACTAGTTGGAAAGATATCTCTGGATACCTTAGCCTCCGTGTCCCCGGATTCGAGAATAGGAGACGTTATGGAAGAGCCGAACTACGTGAACGAAAAAGAGAGGTTAATTGAGGCATTGAACGTAATGTTAGAAGAAAACGTTGACAAATTATACGTAGTTGACGACCAGAAGAAGTTACTGGGCGTGTTAAGTAAATCGGACTTCTTGAGGTTCGCCTTAAAGGTAATACTTGAAAAGATATTGAGAATTAAGTCCTCTTCTGAGCCCTGA